Proteins encoded together in one Lysinibacter cavernae window:
- the eccB gene encoding type VII secretion protein EccB yields MATKKELIQAQQYSRRRLLTAFVSGAPGGKELEPSKPLRAVVAGTSLSVLIIIGSLVFGLIKPGLPKGWDANTLLIAKDSGARYVAINSVLYPVINTTSAQLVIPSESFKVLTVDQAKIAEVERGETIGIFGAPDSLPVPDRLISSGWASCLDDTQHEKTALLAGGYGAKPTQDFALVSHDQLQYVIADGHRYLVSGATVSAVLRALGLTTTSPVEVTATWLNLFTPGSDLVPLYIPEAGGDLPQVSGSSMTGLRVGSVVRTEGQQDNQRYVLDAAGKLAPLTPLAYELYLLGTGADLGEQVDVSAAQLNRIGNADYPAAPEDWPSSTSPALDIATTGACAVLETSDGAAPRVSLATPLDATEFTEQVAGVTVSPAGGALVRAINEGATNKGNTFIIGSSGSAFPVPGADDEILARLGYTMTDRVDVPQTWLSLFPQGPRLTEEAAGSPPETLLAESR; encoded by the coding sequence ATGGCGACCAAAAAAGAACTTATCCAGGCACAGCAATACAGCAGACGCCGCCTCCTCACCGCATTCGTTTCCGGTGCGCCCGGGGGCAAAGAGCTCGAACCAAGCAAACCGCTCAGGGCAGTCGTCGCTGGCACCTCGCTCTCGGTCCTCATCATCATTGGCAGCCTCGTCTTCGGCCTCATCAAACCGGGCCTCCCCAAAGGGTGGGACGCCAATACGCTACTGATTGCCAAGGACTCCGGTGCCCGGTATGTCGCTATCAACAGCGTGCTGTATCCCGTAATCAACACGACCAGCGCTCAGCTGGTTATCCCGTCAGAATCGTTCAAAGTGCTCACCGTGGATCAGGCAAAAATTGCCGAGGTCGAGCGTGGCGAAACCATCGGCATTTTTGGTGCCCCCGATTCATTACCTGTTCCAGACCGACTGATCTCATCAGGATGGGCAAGCTGCCTCGATGATACGCAGCATGAAAAGACGGCACTTCTTGCGGGTGGATATGGGGCCAAACCAACTCAAGATTTTGCGCTCGTCTCACACGATCAACTGCAGTACGTGATCGCAGATGGGCATCGATACCTCGTAAGCGGAGCGACCGTCTCTGCGGTACTTCGAGCCCTCGGGCTCACAACCACAAGCCCCGTCGAGGTCACTGCGACCTGGCTGAACCTCTTTACCCCTGGCAGCGACCTCGTGCCGCTCTACATACCGGAGGCCGGCGGCGACCTGCCCCAGGTGAGCGGGTCATCCATGACGGGCCTTCGCGTTGGATCAGTCGTTCGCACCGAGGGCCAGCAAGACAATCAGCGCTATGTTTTGGATGCCGCTGGCAAACTTGCACCGCTCACGCCGCTCGCCTACGAGCTGTACCTGCTTGGCACTGGTGCCGATCTGGGTGAGCAAGTTGATGTTTCCGCGGCCCAGCTCAACCGCATCGGCAATGCCGACTACCCCGCTGCACCGGAAGACTGGCCATCGTCTACCTCACCAGCCCTCGATATCGCAACCACCGGGGCGTGTGCTGTTCTTGAGACATCCGATGGCGCAGCACCCCGTGTTTCACTTGCTACCCCGCTAGACGCCACTGAATTCACCGAACAGGTTGCCGGTGTCACCGTTTCACCTGCAGGCGGAGCCCTTGTGCGCGCGATCAACGAAGGTGCCACGAATAAGGGCAATACGTTCATTATTGGCAGCTCGGGGAGCGCGTTTCCCGTTCCCGGCGCAGACGATGAGATCCTGGCACGGCTCGGCTACACGATGACAGACCGGGTGGACGTGCCCCAGACGTGGCTGTCACTCTTCCCCCAGGGCCCACGGCTCACCGAGGAAGCCGCAGGCTCACCTCCCGAAACGCTGCTCGCAGAAAGTCGATAG
- a CDS encoding S8 family serine peptidase: MNETPPALVTLQSDLAGRVASGSGITVAVVDSGVSSQNAHLGDAVVLPGVSLINDGEDPTGRSDISGHGTAIAGVIAARQVPTSGVVGLAPETLILPVRVFRSDDDESKKAGFGPDTGRIAQGIRYASDHGATIINVSMSDSVDSAELREAVSYAFGRGSLVVASAGNRNTTTETADGPRYPAAYPEALGVTAVDATGATTEASITGEQVDVAAPGQNILTTNFSVGDCIFATEAASSSFATGYASAAAALIAQRFPEEGPAGWAHRLMATASRAHTDNRTDSEGWGLIQPYEALTFVNDGSARGPVNPLFDQTQRAEVQTTALDLEQHESPLVTTQRVSIWVATLGIAATVMLVLLRRRRSTAGGEAVGSPSI; encoded by the coding sequence GTGAACGAAACTCCGCCGGCACTCGTCACGCTACAAAGCGATCTTGCAGGACGTGTAGCATCCGGCAGCGGAATCACGGTCGCCGTTGTGGATTCTGGGGTCTCGTCACAGAACGCACACCTCGGCGATGCAGTAGTTCTCCCCGGCGTCAGCCTCATCAACGATGGAGAAGACCCGACCGGCCGCAGCGATATTTCGGGACACGGCACGGCCATCGCCGGCGTCATCGCTGCACGACAGGTCCCGACTTCAGGAGTCGTCGGCCTCGCACCAGAAACACTCATCCTGCCAGTCAGGGTCTTCCGCAGCGACGATGATGAAAGCAAAAAGGCCGGCTTTGGACCTGATACCGGGCGCATTGCCCAAGGCATCCGTTACGCCTCTGACCACGGCGCAACGATCATCAACGTTTCCATGAGCGACAGCGTTGACTCCGCCGAACTTCGCGAGGCGGTGAGCTACGCGTTCGGGCGGGGCAGCCTCGTTGTGGCCAGCGCGGGAAATCGAAACACCACAACCGAAACTGCCGACGGCCCACGATACCCTGCCGCATACCCTGAAGCACTCGGCGTCACGGCGGTCGACGCCACGGGAGCAACAACCGAGGCTTCCATCACGGGCGAACAAGTGGATGTCGCCGCGCCCGGTCAGAACATTCTCACCACAAATTTCTCCGTCGGTGACTGCATCTTTGCGACGGAAGCCGCGTCATCAAGCTTTGCAACCGGCTACGCGAGCGCTGCCGCCGCCCTCATTGCTCAACGTTTTCCAGAAGAAGGCCCCGCCGGTTGGGCACACCGTCTCATGGCCACCGCATCGCGTGCTCATACAGATAACCGCACCGATAGCGAAGGCTGGGGGCTCATCCAACCGTATGAAGCGCTCACCTTTGTGAACGACGGCAGCGCCCGCGGACCGGTCAACCCGCTCTTTGACCAGACTCAACGGGCCGAGGTTCAGACGACTGCGCTCGACCTTGAGCAGCATGAATCCCCACTCGTCACGACACAACGCGTGTCTATCTGGGTAGCAACACTTGGAATCGCAGCGACCGTCATGCTCGTGCTTTTACGAAGGCGACGGTCAACAGCTGGCGGAGAGGCTGTCGGAAGCCCAAGCATCTGA
- a CDS encoding chorismate mutase, with the protein MTESAPEQLIALRNSIDNIDAALIHMLAERFRCTQQVGRLKAEHQLPASDPAREERQIKRLRQLAEESNLDPAFAEKWFNFVVAEVIHHHEQIAKDAQ; encoded by the coding sequence ATGACTGAGAGCGCACCCGAGCAGTTGATCGCGTTGCGAAACAGCATCGATAACATCGACGCTGCCCTCATTCACATGCTCGCCGAACGGTTCCGCTGCACCCAGCAGGTCGGGCGGCTCAAGGCAGAGCACCAGCTCCCGGCATCCGACCCCGCCCGCGAAGAGCGCCAGATCAAGCGGCTGCGCCAGCTTGCGGAGGAGTCAAACCTTGACCCGGCCTTTGCCGAAAAATGGTTCAACTTTGTGGTCGCCGAGGTTATTCATCACCACGAACAGATCGCGAAGGACGCGCAGTAG
- a CDS encoding adenylosuccinate synthase yields MPAVLIVGAQWGDEGKGRATDLLGSRVDYVVKFNGGNNAGHTVVVGDEKYALHLLPSGILTPGVVPVIANGVVVDIEVLFEELDALIARGVDVSRLRVSANAHVITHYHRTLDKVTERFLGKRQIGTTGRGIGPAYADKINRVGVRIQDIFDENILRQKVEGALEQKNQLLVKVYNRRAIEVDEIVDELLSFADRLRPMVSDTALDINQALDAGKTVLFEAGQATMLDIDHGTYPFVTSSNATSGGAATGSGIAPARINRVIAVIKAYTTRVGAGPFPTELFDDFGDFLRNNGFEFGTTTGRPRRCGWYDAPMARYSARINGVTDFVLTKLDVLSGLETIPVCVAYDVDGVRHDEMPVNQTDFHHAVPIYEEFPGWTEDITGARKIEDLPVNAQNYIKALEEMSGARMSAIGVGPEREQVVVLHDLLD; encoded by the coding sequence ATGCCTGCCGTACTTATTGTTGGCGCCCAGTGGGGCGACGAAGGTAAGGGCCGCGCAACGGACCTGCTCGGAAGCCGCGTTGACTACGTGGTCAAGTTCAACGGCGGAAACAACGCCGGACACACGGTGGTTGTTGGCGACGAAAAGTACGCCCTCCACCTGCTGCCTTCCGGCATCCTGACTCCCGGGGTTGTCCCGGTTATCGCCAACGGTGTTGTTGTTGACATCGAGGTGCTGTTTGAAGAGCTCGACGCGCTTATCGCTCGAGGCGTTGACGTCTCTCGTCTGCGCGTGAGCGCAAACGCCCACGTCATCACGCACTACCACCGCACGCTCGACAAGGTCACGGAGCGCTTCCTCGGAAAGCGCCAGATCGGCACGACCGGCCGCGGAATCGGCCCGGCCTACGCCGATAAGATCAACCGCGTTGGCGTGCGCATCCAAGACATCTTTGACGAGAACATCCTTCGCCAGAAGGTCGAGGGGGCCCTCGAGCAGAAGAACCAGCTGCTGGTCAAGGTATACAACCGTCGAGCCATTGAGGTCGACGAGATTGTGGATGAGCTGCTGTCGTTTGCCGACCGCCTCCGCCCGATGGTGAGCGACACCGCCCTCGACATCAACCAGGCTTTGGATGCCGGCAAGACCGTGCTCTTCGAAGCCGGCCAGGCAACCATGCTCGATATCGACCACGGTACCTACCCGTTCGTGACGTCATCCAACGCCACATCGGGTGGAGCCGCAACCGGATCGGGCATCGCCCCAGCACGCATCAACCGCGTCATCGCCGTCATTAAGGCGTACACCACTCGCGTTGGGGCAGGCCCGTTCCCAACCGAGCTGTTTGACGACTTCGGTGATTTCCTCCGTAACAATGGCTTCGAGTTTGGCACGACCACGGGGCGCCCGCGCCGCTGTGGCTGGTACGACGCGCCTATGGCTCGTTACAGCGCCCGCATCAACGGCGTGACTGACTTTGTGCTCACGAAGCTCGACGTGCTGTCGGGCCTCGAGACCATCCCGGTGTGTGTTGCCTACGACGTTGACGGCGTTCGCCACGATGAGATGCCAGTGAATCAGACCGATTTCCACCACGCGGTTCCGATCTACGAAGAGTTCCCTGGCTGGACCGAAGACATCACCGGTGCCCGCAAGATCGAAGATTTGCCAGTGAACGCGCAGAACTACATCAAGGCGCTCGAAGAGATGAGCGGCGCACGCATGTCAGCAATCGGGGTTGGCCCCGAGCGCGAGCAGGTTGTTGTGCTGCACGACCTACTCGACTAA
- a CDS encoding DUF3151 family protein, translating into MTLDNLLGVPPTHLPAETDVLSAIANGTPVADIARTYPASSLAWALLANEANDAGDVLPAYAYARVGYHRGLDALRRAGWKGQGPVPWSHEPNRGVLRSLYALRRAAEQIGETAEVERLTDFLHGADPDAISRIDKGE; encoded by the coding sequence GTGACCCTAGACAACCTATTGGGCGTACCGCCCACGCATCTGCCCGCCGAAACCGACGTTCTGTCGGCCATCGCAAACGGTACCCCCGTTGCAGACATTGCTCGAACCTATCCGGCTTCGTCGCTTGCGTGGGCACTCCTCGCAAACGAGGCGAACGACGCTGGCGATGTGCTGCCAGCGTATGCCTACGCACGGGTTGGCTACCACCGCGGTCTCGACGCGTTGCGTCGTGCCGGTTGGAAAGGCCAAGGCCCGGTGCCGTGGTCACACGAACCCAACCGTGGAGTGCTTCGGTCGCTCTACGCGCTCCGCCGAGCAGCAGAACAGATTGGTGAAACCGCCGAAGTTGAGCGGCTCACCGACTTTTTGCACGGAGCAGACCCAGACGCGATTTCGCGCATAGATAAGGGAGAGTAA
- a CDS encoding DUF7617 domain-containing protein has protein sequence MSTRALSSRRLFALVAAATLCGATLITSVGQSSADAAGTALAAPPLATVVTTGANLDNYGNTVAAVLPEAENTTLVPTTRRTVSKAQLWCWPDTTMDEDDDRRGTAANQSVLTPRNNTSIGGSVGSNPNVTAWIIDGDSIQYSGETATCNKSSEIYGDLDGPFDITATGSPSKFLEQYTTAPVGDSIASGGSFWKSYDVANPVVSADGKYVFNGSVTLGPYFLADAVPTRIWFGSIPGFSDMKYPNPGIRADSSDSAYLSVAQPGMSVAKQACIYSGHADADTLCDVENHDAWSNDVVVPEGATVYWRVSVINTGNLPLVDIAVAAGADCTNLTFGASLAVGAVESLRCETAGVSHLPTGEDSPVTVQANVQDQTRPGVFGQGQSVGERYRAAYEALGQDALLVSTDSANVRTGAADIQLVVEVCVPGTACDEADDSQWVKHSIIPVGSDVAWRLSVTNSGTLNLADVAIGSDALSGGTEDAAFAACLVAIGDGTLAVDETKRATCTTPTVTATQLKTINTAQATATPVDELGVQLPAFERNSVKSNTDAASVIPVPAKISVTQQVCTQSDLTLCDPADDGLWVDSQELPSGSSAMWRMTVTNEGGVGLSDVTVTVQLTGSLTGEAVSCRVILPGTLAVGETSAPLTCSTEDIPDGELVAAVSAVGTPVAGTEAAVESPVVEASVTLKKDAVEPPEDGGNTGGNGGGNTGNNGGTGGGNGGNTGNGSGSGSGGGGTNGSGSTGKTPQGSAQNGLGADAQAQAQKLAHTGAETFGLVLGSGAALLLGLVLVALRVLPRRRVS, from the coding sequence ATGTCAACACGAGCACTTTCGAGCCGGAGGCTCTTCGCACTCGTCGCTGCCGCCACACTCTGCGGAGCCACGCTCATCACATCCGTTGGTCAGTCGTCCGCCGATGCGGCAGGCACCGCGCTCGCCGCTCCACCGCTCGCAACCGTGGTGACGACGGGGGCCAACCTTGACAACTACGGCAACACGGTTGCCGCCGTCCTTCCAGAGGCCGAGAACACAACGCTTGTGCCAACGACGCGCAGAACCGTGTCAAAGGCGCAGCTCTGGTGCTGGCCAGACACCACGATGGACGAAGATGACGACCGGCGAGGCACTGCGGCCAACCAGTCGGTACTGACGCCACGAAACAATACCTCCATCGGGGGCAGCGTTGGCAGCAACCCAAATGTCACCGCGTGGATCATCGACGGTGACAGCATCCAGTACTCCGGCGAAACGGCAACGTGTAATAAATCATCAGAGATCTATGGCGACCTAGACGGTCCGTTTGATATCACAGCCACGGGATCCCCATCGAAGTTTCTCGAGCAGTACACAACCGCGCCGGTTGGCGACTCGATTGCGAGCGGCGGATCCTTCTGGAAGTCCTACGATGTTGCCAACCCGGTTGTGAGCGCCGACGGCAAGTATGTGTTTAACGGATCGGTGACACTCGGACCGTACTTCTTGGCCGACGCGGTTCCAACACGCATCTGGTTTGGAAGCATCCCCGGCTTTAGCGATATGAAGTACCCAAACCCCGGCATTCGAGCCGACTCGTCTGACAGCGCGTATCTCTCGGTTGCCCAGCCCGGCATGTCAGTAGCAAAGCAAGCCTGTATCTATTCGGGTCACGCCGATGCCGACACCCTGTGCGACGTTGAGAACCACGACGCATGGTCAAATGATGTTGTTGTTCCGGAGGGGGCGACCGTGTACTGGCGAGTGTCAGTGATCAACACCGGGAACCTCCCGCTCGTTGATATCGCGGTTGCTGCCGGTGCCGATTGCACCAACCTGACGTTTGGGGCCAGCCTTGCCGTTGGCGCCGTTGAGTCCCTCCGCTGCGAAACCGCAGGCGTTTCGCACCTGCCAACCGGCGAAGACAGCCCCGTCACCGTGCAGGCCAACGTTCAAGACCAGACTCGACCTGGCGTATTTGGTCAGGGGCAGTCGGTCGGTGAACGGTATCGGGCCGCCTATGAGGCGCTCGGGCAGGACGCGCTCCTTGTCTCAACCGATTCGGCAAACGTGCGAACGGGCGCCGCAGACATCCAACTGGTTGTTGAGGTCTGCGTACCCGGCACCGCCTGCGACGAGGCTGATGATTCGCAGTGGGTCAAACACAGCATCATTCCTGTTGGGTCAGATGTCGCCTGGCGCTTGAGCGTCACCAATAGTGGAACACTCAACCTCGCCGATGTTGCCATCGGCTCGGACGCCCTGAGTGGTGGCACCGAAGACGCGGCATTTGCCGCGTGTTTGGTTGCTATTGGCGATGGGACACTTGCCGTCGACGAAACGAAACGTGCCACCTGCACGACTCCAACCGTCACGGCGACTCAGCTCAAGACAATCAACACCGCACAGGCCACAGCAACCCCGGTCGACGAACTCGGGGTGCAACTTCCTGCGTTCGAACGCAATAGCGTGAAGTCGAACACCGATGCGGCAAGCGTCATCCCCGTGCCCGCAAAGATCTCGGTCACGCAGCAGGTCTGCACGCAGAGCGACCTGACGCTCTGCGATCCTGCCGATGACGGGTTGTGGGTGGACTCGCAAGAGCTCCCGTCCGGTTCGTCTGCGATGTGGCGCATGACGGTCACAAACGAGGGTGGAGTCGGACTTTCGGATGTCACCGTCACAGTCCAGCTCACGGGCTCATTGACTGGCGAGGCCGTGTCGTGTCGCGTCATCCTGCCCGGAACGCTCGCGGTCGGTGAGACCTCTGCCCCGCTCACGTGTAGCACCGAAGACATCCCAGATGGCGAGCTTGTGGCTGCCGTCAGCGCCGTAGGCACGCCAGTTGCCGGGACTGAGGCCGCGGTCGAATCGCCCGTTGTCGAGGCCTCGGTCACGCTGAAAAAGGACGCGGTTGAGCCTCCTGAAGACGGGGGAAACACCGGTGGAAACGGTGGCGGCAACACCGGGAACAACGGCGGAACTGGTGGCGGCAACGGCGGCAACACCGGGAATGGCTCGGGTAGCGGCTCCGGTGGCGGAGGAACGAACGGTTCCGGCAGTACTGGCAAGACCCCACAGGGCTCGGCGCAAAACGGCCTTGGCGCAGACGCTCAGGCTCAAGCGCAGAAGCTTGCGCACACAGGCGCGGAGACCTTCGGGCTTGTGCTCGGCTCCGGCGCAGCGCTCCTCCTTGGCCTGGTGCTCGTGGCGTTGCGCGTGCTGCCGCGTCGGCGTGTGAGCTAG
- a CDS encoding TetR/AcrR family transcriptional regulator — MARSTGTKRAILDAALELAASRGITGTTMDEVAERAGVAKGSLYYNFSSKDKLFEALLNDGAHLLAERLNEAKGELRGWDAMRAIIAALLDSIQGNVPLAKLIAGEVFRTDRPWAESVNGFRQQAVGVFAAAIAEEQPKGADSGLQSLMASSVFGSVLSAGLEWLLFQPERSRDEVVEAVIASHSGALAG, encoded by the coding sequence ATGGCACGCAGCACGGGTACGAAGCGGGCAATCTTGGATGCCGCCCTCGAGCTGGCCGCTTCACGCGGCATCACGGGTACCACTATGGATGAGGTTGCCGAGCGTGCCGGCGTTGCCAAGGGCAGTCTGTATTACAACTTTTCGTCAAAAGACAAGCTCTTCGAAGCGCTGCTGAATGACGGTGCGCACTTGCTCGCCGAGCGCCTCAATGAGGCAAAGGGTGAGCTGCGGGGCTGGGATGCCATGCGTGCGATCATCGCGGCGCTGCTTGACAGCATTCAGGGGAATGTTCCGCTTGCCAAGCTCATTGCTGGCGAGGTGTTTCGCACTGATCGCCCGTGGGCCGAGAGTGTGAACGGATTTCGGCAACAGGCGGTTGGCGTCTTTGCCGCAGCCATAGCCGAGGAGCAGCCGAAGGGTGCAGATAGCGGGCTGCAAAGCCTCATGGCGAGTAGCGTGTTTGGTTCGGTGTTGAGCGCGGGGCTCGAGTGGTTGCTCTTCCAGCCAGAGCGGTCGCGAGACGAGGTCGTTGAGGCTGTTATCGCGTCGCATTCTGGCGCGCTTGCGGGTTAA
- a CDS encoding YhgE/Pip domain-containing protein, producing MMSLFSTGTELSRFRKNGALPKIAIAVMLFIPLIYGALYLWAFWQPNEEMGHLPVALVNEDAGSVKDSKAVNYGDELYDKLIDGADLDWKSVSAEQAAEGVADGDYYFSVTVPKDFSANVTSPTGDAPVSAQIKVNYNDSNSFLASTLGQQAMKQLRDTVRVTVGEESAHTLLAGLNDAGDGLRDAADGAGQLTDGLTTASTGLGALSEGATTLNDGMGVLNSGVATANGGAQQLSSGSSQIAAGASTLATKTDELASGLVTASDGANRVAGGTSELLGKATNELAPGAVALDSGADALVAGMTQLQEFAKANPNVPVSALSQQFDALMTGTTTLKAGTSGLVLGSTDLVNGVTELNAGAAGLSSGLATAASGSGELAAGAHTLAESTAQLSSGAQTLASGTSQLATGATTLADGTTALADGAKAAVDGSGKLLDGSTTLHAALVEGGEKLPNDSASLTDKKSEVIAQPIELHETWDNKSPSFGEGFAPFFIALATFVGALITWLIMRALPTRALAAGATGLRATLTALLPAAAIGLGQVVIMMLVLVYGIGLEPQYWLATSAFIYLITVAFLAMQQAFIIVFGTAAGRVISLVLLMLQLSSSGGTYPVETTPQFFQFLHPYMPASYVVTGLRQLITGGVDYRFWISLAVLVGILVGSVALSAWFAGRQRVWTMKRLHPALSI from the coding sequence ATGATGTCGCTATTCTCCACAGGAACTGAGCTCAGCCGGTTCCGTAAGAACGGGGCGCTGCCCAAGATCGCCATTGCCGTCATGCTGTTTATCCCGCTCATCTACGGCGCCCTGTACCTCTGGGCGTTTTGGCAGCCGAACGAAGAGATGGGGCACCTCCCGGTTGCCCTTGTCAACGAGGATGCCGGTTCGGTGAAGGACTCGAAGGCCGTCAACTACGGGGACGAGCTCTACGACAAGCTCATCGATGGTGCGGATCTTGACTGGAAATCCGTCTCAGCTGAGCAGGCCGCCGAGGGCGTCGCTGACGGCGACTACTACTTCTCGGTAACAGTCCCGAAGGACTTTTCCGCAAACGTCACCTCGCCGACAGGGGATGCCCCCGTTTCGGCGCAGATCAAGGTGAACTACAACGACAGCAATAGCTTTCTGGCCTCGACCCTTGGTCAGCAGGCAATGAAGCAGCTGCGGGACACCGTACGGGTCACGGTTGGCGAAGAAAGCGCCCATACGCTTCTTGCTGGCCTCAACGATGCCGGCGATGGGCTTCGAGATGCTGCGGACGGCGCTGGCCAGCTGACAGATGGGCTGACAACCGCATCCACCGGCCTTGGCGCACTCAGCGAGGGCGCCACAACGCTCAACGACGGGATGGGCGTGCTCAACTCCGGGGTGGCCACCGCCAACGGCGGAGCCCAGCAGCTCTCGTCGGGCAGTAGTCAGATTGCAGCGGGCGCATCCACGCTCGCCACTAAGACGGACGAACTCGCCTCTGGGCTCGTGACCGCTTCTGACGGTGCCAATCGCGTTGCCGGAGGAACCAGCGAGTTGCTTGGAAAAGCTACGAACGAGCTCGCGCCCGGTGCCGTTGCCCTTGATTCGGGTGCCGACGCCCTTGTTGCGGGAATGACCCAGCTTCAAGAATTTGCCAAGGCAAATCCCAATGTCCCCGTTTCGGCGCTTTCGCAGCAGTTTGACGCACTGATGACCGGCACAACGACGCTCAAGGCCGGCACAAGCGGACTTGTTCTCGGGTCGACCGACCTGGTCAATGGTGTGACCGAGTTGAACGCCGGTGCCGCCGGACTGAGCTCTGGCCTCGCTACGGCTGCGTCGGGAAGCGGCGAACTTGCGGCGGGCGCCCACACACTTGCTGAGAGCACCGCACAGCTCAGCTCTGGCGCGCAGACGCTCGCCAGTGGAACCTCGCAGCTCGCAACCGGTGCCACGACGCTTGCCGACGGGACCACAGCGCTCGCGGATGGCGCAAAAGCGGCGGTCGACGGGAGTGGCAAACTCCTTGATGGCAGCACAACGTTGCACGCGGCGCTTGTTGAGGGCGGCGAAAAGCTGCCAAACGATTCGGCTTCCCTGACCGACAAAAAGTCCGAGGTTATCGCGCAGCCAATTGAATTGCACGAGACGTGGGACAACAAATCACCAAGCTTCGGCGAAGGATTTGCCCCCTTCTTTATCGCGCTCGCGACGTTTGTTGGCGCGCTCATCACGTGGCTCATCATGCGGGCGCTTCCGACCCGGGCGCTCGCCGCCGGTGCCACCGGCCTCCGTGCGACGCTCACCGCGTTGTTGCCCGCAGCAGCGATTGGCCTCGGTCAGGTTGTCATCATGATGCTTGTCCTCGTCTACGGAATCGGCCTTGAGCCGCAGTACTGGCTCGCGACAAGCGCCTTTATCTACCTCATCACGGTCGCGTTTCTTGCGATGCAGCAGGCCTTCATCATTGTGTTTGGCACGGCGGCTGGTCGAGTTATTAGCCTGGTGCTGCTCATGCTGCAGCTGAGCTCGTCCGGTGGAACGTATCCCGTCGAGACAACTCCGCAGTTCTTCCAGTTCCTGCATCCCTATATGCCGGCAAGTTACGTGGTGACTGGGCTCCGCCAGCTCATTACCGGTGGCGTCGACTACCGGTTCTGGATCTCGCTTGCGGTGCTGGTTGGCATCCTCGTCGGTTCGGTCGCGCTGAGCGCCTGGTTCGCTGGTCGCCAGCGGGTCTGGACCATGAAGCGCCTCCACCCCGCGCTGAGTATCTAA
- a CDS encoding RNA polymerase sigma factor, with translation MLNDEHESGPAQLARRRAEDLELIGRYRNGENHAAAELYERHMTDALWVARSLTSNASLAEEFASEAFTRVLEALRNGNGPTEDFRFYLRTAVRSVHAKWYQRNGSSLSVDDIENYVVETSPEPDRSLLAVDNEIVHAFQRLPDRWQQALMLRVVEGRKTAECARIMGVAPGAMSVLYRRAREGLRKEYLEEIAQVSIERSCTRFAGPLAQLAIGSIKGSARRAVEVHLDSCVDCADCLVELRGLVQGFNKAAVASSIAGIVGGGVAAGNAGGGSAAASLFSTQGISHALSGFALSSGSVSLYLAALSSAAVLGIAASVGVAAAQGAYDSNRVSVPVPSGECAVELRVQDGASNAPVFVSRNTTGADCWVSYSLNGTELIHRQRVDHGQAFIVSRAGTYTVVVEFGEVSKQDRFTL, from the coding sequence ATGCTGAACGACGAACACGAGAGTGGTCCTGCGCAGCTCGCAAGGCGTCGTGCAGAAGATCTTGAGCTGATCGGACGATACCGCAACGGCGAGAACCACGCGGCTGCCGAGCTGTACGAACGGCACATGACAGATGCGTTGTGGGTTGCGCGGAGCTTGACGTCGAACGCCTCGCTGGCAGAGGAATTTGCCAGCGAGGCCTTCACGAGAGTGCTTGAGGCATTGCGCAACGGCAACGGTCCGACGGAGGATTTTCGCTTCTATCTCCGAACCGCCGTCAGGTCTGTGCATGCGAAGTGGTATCAGCGAAACGGTTCGAGCCTGTCTGTTGACGACATCGAAAACTACGTCGTTGAGACGTCCCCTGAGCCTGACCGGTCGTTGCTTGCGGTTGATAACGAGATTGTGCACGCCTTCCAACGGCTGCCGGATCGGTGGCAGCAGGCGCTCATGCTGAGGGTTGTTGAGGGGCGGAAAACGGCAGAGTGCGCCAGAATCATGGGCGTTGCGCCTGGTGCGATGAGCGTGCTGTATCGGCGTGCTCGTGAGGGGCTTCGAAAGGAGTACCTCGAAGAAATAGCTCAGGTGTCGATCGAGCGATCCTGCACTCGTTTTGCCGGACCCCTCGCGCAGCTCGCGATTGGCTCAATCAAAGGGTCTGCCCGTCGAGCCGTCGAGGTGCATCTTGATAGCTGTGTTGATTGTGCGGACTGTCTGGTTGAGTTGCGCGGGCTGGTTCAAGGGTTTAATAAGGCGGCTGTCGCATCGTCTATTGCCGGAATCGTGGGAGGCGGCGTTGCCGCCGGGAATGCCGGCGGAGGTTCAGCGGCCGCCTCGCTGTTTTCGACTCAGGGTATTTCTCATGCGCTGAGTGGCTTTGCCCTCTCGTCGGGCTCAGTTTCGCTGTATCTTGCGGCGCTGTCTTCTGCGGCGGTGCTCGGGATTGCCGCCTCGGTTGGCGTTGCCGCGGCGCAGGGCGCCTATGACTCAAATCGGGTGAGCGTTCCCGTGCCGTCCGGCGAGTGTGCCGTCGAATTACGGGTGCAAGACGGTGCGAGCAACGCTCCGGTATTTGTCTCGCGCAACACAACGGGGGCGGACTGCTGGGTGAGCTATTCGTTGAACGGAACCGAGCTTATTCACCGGCAGCGGGTGGATCACGGCCAAGCCTTTATCGTGTCGCGGGCTGGGACGTACACGGTTGTTGTTGAGTTTGGCGAGGTCAGCAAACAGGACCGGTTCACGCTGTAG